From the Chloroflexus aurantiacus J-10-fl genome, one window contains:
- a CDS encoding glycosyltransferase — translation MATTVSIICTVRDEADNIAALLDSMIAQTRAADEIVINDCQSVDETPAIVAAYAARYPQIRLVRGGHNISSGRNNAIRHARGQIIASTDAGLILDPYWLARIVAPIEAGEADLVGGFFHPTPGSLFALALGETNYRRSREIDPATFLPFGKSMAFRKEVWEAVGGFPEWASHCEDLLFDLAVEQAGFRRTFVPSAVVHFAPRPTLRAFLRQYYTYARGDGRAGLWPLRHALRYTVYATLSALLTVALTRPQLRIPIGFLIGLGVAAYTRGPYRRLWVRLRGRSVGEQLLALILVPFIRLAGDLAKMIGYPVGVWQRLRAGMTQ, via the coding sequence ATGGCAACCACTGTTTCCATCATCTGCACAGTGCGTGATGAGGCAGACAACATTGCGGCGCTGCTCGACTCGATGATCGCCCAAACCCGCGCTGCCGACGAGATAGTGATCAACGATTGTCAGAGCGTCGATGAGACGCCGGCCATCGTAGCCGCTTACGCAGCGCGGTATCCGCAGATTCGCCTGGTGCGCGGTGGTCATAATATCTCGTCGGGACGTAACAACGCGATCCGGCATGCCCGTGGTCAGATTATCGCCAGTACCGACGCCGGTCTGATTCTCGATCCGTACTGGCTGGCCCGGATTGTGGCCCCAATTGAAGCTGGTGAAGCCGATCTGGTGGGCGGGTTCTTCCATCCCACGCCTGGCTCCCTGTTTGCCCTGGCGCTGGGTGAGACGAATTACCGGCGCAGTCGTGAGATCGATCCGGCCACCTTCCTGCCGTTTGGCAAGTCAATGGCCTTTCGCAAAGAGGTCTGGGAAGCGGTCGGCGGCTTTCCCGAATGGGCCAGTCATTGCGAAGACCTGCTCTTCGATCTGGCAGTCGAGCAGGCCGGCTTTCGGCGCACCTTCGTCCCCTCAGCCGTTGTCCACTTTGCTCCCCGGCCCACCCTGCGTGCTTTCCTCCGCCAGTACTACACCTATGCCCGCGGCGATGGACGGGCCGGCCTGTGGCCACTGCGCCACGCGCTTCGCTACACCGTTTACGCCACCCTCAGTGCGTTACTGACCGTGGCTTTGACCCGACCTCAGCTACGGATTCCGATCGGGTTTTTGATTGGATTGGGAGTAGCTGCCTATACTCGTGGCCCCTACCGTCGGCTCTGGGTCCGCCTGCGCGGTCGGTCAGTTGGTGAGCAGTTACTCGCATTGATCCTGGTTCCATTCATTCGC
- a CDS encoding amidase produces the protein MTFNDPTSSIGTLAYEATIADLQAAMAAGTLTAEALTMACLERINALNRAGPCLNALIEVSPSALETAIALDAERDVRGPRSPLHGIPIVLKDNIDTLDDTATTAGSLALIGSRPAAEATVAARLRAAGAVLLGKANLSEWANFRSTSSSSGWSARGGQARNPYVLSRSPCGSSSGSAIAVAASMCVAAIGTETDGSISCPSAMCGVVGIKPTVGLTSRAGVIPISSTQDTVGPHARCVADAATVLGIIAGPDPHDPATTAAAGHVRPDYRTCLQADALRGARIGVLRSDRFAGFGRHVEQAFAAALTAMRDAGAHVVDPVTFPDELLAFNEAELTVLLYEFKATLNRYLASRVPDPQAATPAPRSLEELIAFNEQQAEHELRFFGQELLVQAAAVGDLDDPAYQQALAASRDATRQALDALLYEQQLDALVAPATGLAWPIDLIGGDRYPGGSSSLAARAGYPMVTVPAGMAFGLPIAINFIGTAWSEPMLIRLAYAFEQATKLRRPPVYRQWIVGDE, from the coding sequence ATGACGTTCAACGATCCCACCAGTTCCATCGGAACGCTGGCTTACGAAGCGACCATTGCCGATCTTCAGGCGGCAATGGCAGCCGGTACCCTTACCGCAGAAGCGCTCACAATGGCCTGCCTTGAGCGGATCAATGCGCTGAATCGGGCCGGGCCGTGCCTGAATGCGCTGATCGAAGTCAGCCCAAGCGCCCTCGAAACCGCAATTGCCCTCGACGCTGAACGTGACGTGCGCGGCCCGCGCAGCCCGCTCCACGGCATTCCAATCGTGCTCAAGGACAACATCGATACGCTCGACGACACTGCCACGACTGCCGGTTCCCTGGCCCTGATCGGCTCGCGACCGGCTGCTGAAGCAACGGTTGCCGCCCGTCTACGAGCTGCCGGTGCCGTGCTGTTGGGTAAAGCTAACTTGAGCGAATGGGCGAATTTCCGCAGTACCAGCTCATCAAGTGGCTGGAGTGCGCGGGGTGGTCAGGCGCGCAACCCCTATGTGCTGAGCCGGAGTCCGTGTGGCTCCAGTTCGGGGTCGGCCATCGCAGTGGCAGCCAGTATGTGTGTAGCGGCGATTGGTACCGAAACCGATGGTTCTATTTCGTGCCCATCGGCGATGTGTGGTGTGGTGGGAATTAAACCGACGGTTGGCCTGACCAGCCGCGCCGGTGTGATCCCAATCAGCTCCACCCAGGACACCGTCGGCCCGCACGCCCGTTGTGTAGCCGACGCCGCCACGGTGCTGGGGATCATTGCCGGCCCTGACCCGCACGATCCGGCGACCACAGCCGCCGCCGGACACGTTCGCCCGGATTACCGCACCTGTCTTCAGGCCGATGCACTGCGTGGCGCACGGATCGGGGTGTTGCGCAGTGATCGCTTCGCCGGCTTTGGCCGCCACGTTGAACAGGCATTTGCGGCAGCACTGACAGCAATGCGCGATGCCGGTGCTCATGTGGTTGATCCTGTGACATTTCCTGATGAGTTGCTGGCATTTAATGAAGCCGAGTTAACGGTTCTGCTGTACGAATTCAAAGCCACGCTCAACCGCTACCTTGCCAGCCGCGTGCCTGATCCGCAGGCAGCCACCCCTGCGCCACGTTCGTTAGAGGAATTGATCGCCTTTAACGAACAACAGGCCGAACACGAGTTACGCTTCTTCGGTCAGGAACTGCTTGTCCAGGCCGCCGCCGTTGGCGACCTCGATGATCCGGCGTATCAACAGGCCCTGGCTGCCAGTCGTGATGCTACTCGTCAGGCGCTCGACGCCCTGCTCTACGAACAGCAGCTCGATGCCCTGGTCGCGCCGGCAACCGGTCTGGCCTGGCCGATTGATTTGATCGGCGGCGATCGCTACCCTGGCGGGAGCAGTTCGCTCGCGGCGCGAGCCGGCTATCCAATGGTGACGGTACCGGCAGGGATGGCGTTCGGTTTACCAATCGCGATCAACTTCATCGGCACCGCATGGTCTGAACCGATGCTGATCCGATTGGCTTACGCTTTCGAGCAGGCAACGAAACTCCGGCGACCACCGGTGTATCGTCAATGGATTGTTGGCGATGAGTAG
- a CDS encoding insulinase family protein, protein MSNEHGFELLRDEFIPELNTRARLYRHIKTGAELLSLENDDENKCFGITFRTPPRDSTGIAHILEHSVLCGSRKYPVKDPFFTLVKGSVHTFLNAITFPDKTAYPVASTNLKDFYNLVDVYLDAVFFPRITPEILKQEGWHFELPAPDAPISIKGVVYNEMKGAYSSPDGMLYRYSQQSLFPDTTYGYSSGGDPLVIPDLTYEAFKRFHETLYHPSNARIFFYGDDPPAERLRKLDEYLSQFEPITPPSQIEKQERFTAPRTFEYTFSAADNEQQKGMVMVNWLIDDNRDPTQLMARELLSYMLLGNAAAPLRKALIDSGLGEEVIGGYESDLLQHTFSVGMKGIDPANAEQVEALILRTLNELAEHGFDPETIAAAFNTFEFSLRENNTGSFPRGLVLMMRALSTWLYDDDPIAPLRFEAPLAAVRTAVANGERLFERLIRELLLDNPHRTRVTLRPDPEYAARLAAAEQARIEAFAATLDDEKRAALIAETQALAEWQQTPDPPEALATIPTLHLTDLDREVKRIPTDIDEMAGVPLLRHPLFTNGIVYLDLAFDLRALPPQLLSFVPLFARALTEMGTATSDFVRLLQRIGRETGGISAATMTATDIVTAAPVGRLVVRGKSTLAQTTELIKLLQEILLTVKLDNQERFRQIVLRARANKESSLVPAGNAYARQRLAARFSPAEWADEQMGGISAIFFLRELEQRIQQDWPGVLADLEMVRTSLINRRGLVVNLTLDADGQKTVLPLLHDLIASLPDQPYSPASWPTSRIDDGEGLIIPAQVNYVAKGVNLHAHGIRPSGAAMVVLRHLRIDYLLDRIRIQGGAYGASGSYDRSTGLFITTSYRDPNLLRTLDVYDEMATYLQTIALDSTTVERAIIGTIGDMDAYQLPDAKGYTALVRYLTSISDEYRQQIRDQVLATSPADFVAFAEAAAALRDHGQVAVLGPADSIEAANRERPGLLKPVKVL, encoded by the coding sequence ATGTCGAACGAGCATGGATTTGAGCTGCTGCGCGATGAGTTTATTCCCGAACTCAACACGCGCGCCCGCCTGTATCGCCACATAAAGACCGGCGCTGAACTCCTTTCTCTCGAAAACGATGATGAAAATAAGTGCTTTGGGATCACCTTCCGTACCCCACCGCGTGACTCAACCGGAATTGCCCATATTCTCGAGCATTCGGTGCTCTGCGGTTCGCGCAAGTATCCGGTGAAAGACCCCTTCTTTACGCTAGTGAAGGGATCGGTACATACCTTTCTCAATGCGATCACCTTCCCCGACAAGACGGCGTATCCGGTTGCCAGCACCAATCTGAAAGATTTCTACAATCTGGTTGATGTCTATCTCGATGCGGTCTTCTTCCCGCGCATTACCCCTGAAATTCTCAAGCAAGAGGGCTGGCACTTTGAATTACCGGCACCTGATGCGCCGATCAGCATCAAAGGGGTGGTGTATAACGAGATGAAAGGGGCATACTCATCTCCTGATGGCATGCTCTACCGCTATTCGCAGCAGTCACTCTTCCCCGACACTACCTATGGCTACTCATCGGGTGGCGACCCGTTGGTCATTCCCGATCTGACCTATGAAGCCTTTAAGCGGTTTCACGAGACCCTGTACCATCCCTCGAATGCACGCATCTTCTTCTACGGTGACGATCCGCCGGCAGAGCGGCTGCGCAAACTCGATGAGTATCTCAGCCAGTTCGAGCCGATTACACCACCATCGCAGATCGAGAAGCAAGAGCGCTTCACCGCGCCGCGCACCTTTGAATACACCTTCAGCGCTGCCGATAACGAGCAACAGAAGGGTATGGTGATGGTCAATTGGCTGATCGACGATAATCGCGATCCGACCCAGTTGATGGCGCGTGAACTGCTGAGCTATATGTTGTTGGGGAATGCCGCCGCTCCCTTACGCAAAGCCTTGATCGATTCGGGGCTGGGTGAAGAGGTCATCGGCGGGTACGAGAGTGATCTCCTGCAACATACCTTCTCGGTCGGTATGAAAGGGATCGACCCGGCAAACGCCGAACAGGTCGAGGCACTGATTTTGCGCACGCTCAACGAACTGGCCGAACACGGGTTTGATCCGGAGACGATTGCGGCGGCGTTTAACACCTTCGAGTTCAGTCTACGCGAGAATAACACCGGCAGCTTTCCGCGTGGCCTGGTGTTGATGATGCGAGCGCTGAGCACCTGGCTGTACGATGATGATCCGATTGCGCCGTTGCGCTTCGAGGCACCTCTGGCAGCGGTGCGCACCGCAGTCGCCAACGGCGAGCGTCTGTTTGAACGTCTGATCCGCGAATTACTGCTCGATAATCCACACCGCACCAGAGTCACGCTGCGCCCCGATCCTGAATACGCCGCCCGACTGGCTGCCGCCGAGCAGGCCCGGATCGAGGCGTTTGCGGCCACGCTCGATGATGAGAAGCGGGCAGCGCTGATTGCTGAGACCCAGGCCCTGGCGGAATGGCAACAAACTCCTGATCCACCGGAGGCACTGGCCACGATTCCGACCCTGCACCTGACCGATCTCGACCGCGAGGTGAAGCGCATTCCAACCGATATTGACGAGATGGCTGGCGTACCGCTGCTGCGGCATCCTCTCTTTACGAATGGCATTGTGTATCTCGATCTGGCCTTTGACTTGCGGGCACTACCACCACAACTCTTGTCTTTCGTCCCCCTCTTTGCCCGTGCGCTCACCGAAATGGGTACTGCAACCTCCGATTTTGTGCGGCTGTTGCAGCGGATTGGTCGCGAGACCGGTGGTATCTCGGCGGCGACAATGACCGCGACCGACATAGTGACGGCAGCGCCGGTCGGTCGCCTGGTTGTTCGGGGCAAGAGTACGCTGGCCCAAACGACAGAGCTGATCAAGCTATTGCAGGAGATTCTGCTGACCGTAAAGCTCGACAATCAAGAACGCTTCCGCCAGATCGTGTTGCGTGCCCGCGCAAACAAAGAGTCGTCGCTGGTGCCGGCCGGCAATGCCTATGCCCGGCAACGGCTCGCGGCCCGGTTTTCTCCCGCTGAATGGGCCGATGAACAGATGGGGGGCATTTCGGCCATCTTCTTCCTGCGCGAACTCGAACAACGGATTCAGCAAGATTGGCCGGGGGTGCTGGCCGATCTGGAAATGGTGCGCACCTCGCTGATCAACCGGCGGGGTCTGGTGGTCAATCTCACGCTCGATGCCGATGGTCAGAAGACCGTGTTGCCGCTGCTGCACGATCTGATTGCCAGTTTGCCAGATCAGCCATACTCGCCAGCATCGTGGCCGACCAGCCGTATTGATGATGGCGAAGGATTGATCATTCCTGCCCAGGTGAACTACGTCGCCAAGGGCGTCAACCTGCACGCCCACGGCATCCGCCCGAGTGGTGCGGCGATGGTTGTCTTGCGCCATCTCCGGATCGATTATCTGCTCGACCGGATTCGGATTCAGGGTGGTGCCTATGGTGCCAGTGGCAGCTACGACCGCAGTACCGGCTTGTTCATCACCACCTCCTACCGCGACCCCAACCTGCTCCGCACGCTGGATGTGTACGATGAAATGGCAACGTACCTGCAAACCATCGCTCTTGACTCAACAACCGTTGAACGGGCGATTATCGGCACTATCGGCGACATGGATGCCTATCAGTTGCCGGATGCCAAAGGTTACACAGCACTGGTACGCTACCTCACCAGTATCAGCGACGAATATCGCCAGCAGATACGCGATCAGGTGCTGGCAACGTCGCCGGCAGATTTCGTAGCTTTTGCCGAAGCGGCAGCAGCACTACGCGATCATGGCCAGGTGGCAGTGCTTGGCCCGGCAGACTCTATCGAGGCCGCCAATCGCGAACGGCCTGGATTGCTCAAACCAGTGAAGGTACTGTAG
- the purF gene encoding amidophosphoribosyltransferase has product MNDQSLPGVPDRNDTIAAQCMLPTVSDDKPGHECGVFGIVAADADVARLTFFGLYALQHRGQESAGIAVSNGRNIRYYKNMGLVAQVFDEEKLRPLSGYMAIGHTRYSTTGSSKLENAQPFVVESALGPLAVGHNGNLTNAAALRRELLQRGVGLTSSSDSEVITQMLAGGEGRTWEEKLKVFMVRAQGAYCLTVLTRDALYAVRDPWGLHPLCLGQLSDNGWVVASESCALGTIGAEFVREIEPGEIVKITLDGPQTISHQPSLRTAACLFEYIYFARPDSMLHGTVLHAIRVAQGRELAREAPCDADIVIAVPDSATPAAIGYAQESGIPYSEGLIKNRYIGRTFIQPDDRLRQLGIALKFNALTDNLAGKRVVLVDDSIVRGNTSGPIVRLLREAGAREVHVRVSSPPIRHPCFLGVDMATYPELIAHRLTIEGIRQHLGADSLAYLSLEGLIRSTGRDPSTFCTGCFTGQYPVEVELVDKEVFEVR; this is encoded by the coding sequence ATGAACGATCAATCGCTGCCCGGCGTACCTGATCGTAATGATACCATTGCCGCTCAATGTATGCTTCCCACTGTATCTGATGACAAGCCGGGTCATGAGTGCGGTGTTTTCGGCATTGTCGCTGCCGATGCTGACGTTGCGCGCCTCACCTTTTTCGGTCTCTACGCGCTTCAGCATCGTGGTCAAGAGAGTGCCGGTATCGCGGTGAGCAATGGGCGGAACATTCGTTACTACAAAAACATGGGTTTAGTGGCGCAAGTGTTCGATGAAGAGAAGTTGCGCCCGCTCAGCGGTTATATGGCGATTGGGCATACGCGCTATTCAACCACCGGTTCATCAAAGCTGGAAAACGCCCAGCCGTTCGTTGTCGAGAGTGCATTAGGGCCACTGGCGGTTGGTCACAACGGTAATCTGACTAATGCTGCCGCATTACGACGTGAGTTGTTGCAACGCGGTGTCGGTCTGACCAGCAGCAGCGATAGTGAAGTCATTACGCAAATGCTGGCCGGTGGCGAAGGGCGTACCTGGGAAGAGAAGCTCAAGGTCTTCATGGTACGGGCACAGGGTGCGTACTGTCTTACCGTACTGACCCGCGATGCACTCTACGCGGTGCGCGATCCGTGGGGATTACACCCGCTCTGCCTGGGTCAGCTCAGTGACAATGGTTGGGTGGTGGCTTCGGAAAGCTGTGCTTTGGGGACGATTGGCGCTGAATTCGTGCGTGAGATCGAGCCGGGTGAAATTGTCAAAATTACGCTTGACGGCCCCCAGACCATCTCGCACCAACCGTCGCTGCGCACGGCAGCCTGTCTGTTTGAGTACATCTATTTCGCGCGTCCCGACAGCATGCTGCATGGAACGGTTCTCCACGCCATCCGGGTCGCGCAGGGGCGAGAACTGGCCCGCGAAGCGCCGTGCGATGCCGATATTGTGATTGCGGTTCCCGACAGTGCAACGCCGGCAGCAATCGGTTATGCACAAGAGTCGGGTATCCCCTACTCGGAAGGGTTGATTAAGAACCGCTACATCGGACGAACGTTCATTCAGCCTGATGATCGATTGCGTCAGCTTGGTATTGCGCTCAAATTCAACGCCCTGACCGATAATCTGGCCGGCAAACGGGTGGTGTTGGTTGATGATAGTATCGTGCGGGGCAACACCAGTGGGCCAATCGTGCGTCTGCTGCGTGAGGCCGGTGCGCGCGAGGTTCACGTGCGCGTCTCGTCACCACCCATTCGCCACCCCTGCTTCCTTGGCGTCGATATGGCAACCTATCCTGAGCTGATTGCCCATCGCCTGACCATCGAAGGCATTCGCCAGCATCTCGGTGCCGACAGCCTGGCCTACCTGAGCCTCGAAGGCTTGATTCGCTCAACCGGACGTGATCCTTCTACTTTTTGCACCGGCTGCTTCACCGGTCAATACCCGGTTGAGGTTGAGCTGGTTGACAAAGAGGTGTTTGAGGTGCGCTGA